In one Methanobrevibacter olleyae genomic region, the following are encoded:
- the thsA gene encoding thermosome subunit alpha, producing the protein MAEINQPMYILRDDTERFQGNQALRMNILASQILASIVRTTLGPKGMDKMLVDKMGDVVVTNDGATILQEMDITHPAAKMLVEIARKQEHVVGDGTTTVVIIAGELLKKAQELYEDGTAIPTILMGYRLAVAKALDILFNISTDARDKDTLFGIAKTAMTGKGSDYAKDELAELLVQAVMKVEAGEEVDKKLIKIHRINGGSVEDSEIVDGIFIDQGRARDSMPKEIHDAKIALMKYPLELKDLDNAKVDLTDSLQMQAFLDSEQETLKDIADKIIDSGCNVLFCQKGIDDVVQHHLSKAGIMAFKRVKNTDVKRIMKATGAELITNIEDLTAEVLGKAGYIHEEKVFDQILTFIEECEDPKASSILIRGSTRHISSEIERAMEDALGVVAATVEDGKVVFGGGAPEIEIARQLRAYANSISGREQLAVIAFAESLEIVPRTLSENAGLNTIDLLVELRASHEDNINMGLDVFEGKIVDMKEFGVIEPQRVKKQAIQAAQEACEMILRIDDLVAAAGALQKVDEDENLDHSGMPPAPGMGGMGAMGGMPPMM; encoded by the coding sequence ATGGCAGAAATTAATCAACCTATGTATATATTACGTGATGATACTGAAAGATTTCAAGGTAATCAAGCTTTAAGAATGAATATTCTCGCAAGTCAAATATTAGCAAGTATTGTAAGAACTACTCTTGGTCCAAAAGGAATGGATAAGATGTTAGTAGACAAAATGGGTGATGTGGTTGTAACTAATGATGGTGCAACTATTTTACAAGAGATGGATATAACCCACCCTGCTGCTAAAATGCTTGTAGAAATTGCAAGAAAACAGGAACATGTTGTTGGAGATGGAACTACAACTGTAGTGATTATTGCTGGTGAATTACTTAAAAAGGCTCAAGAATTATATGAAGATGGAACTGCAATACCTACTATTCTTATGGGTTATAGATTAGCAGTTGCTAAAGCTTTAGACATTCTATTCAATATTTCTACTGATGCAAGAGATAAAGATACTTTATTTGGAATTGCAAAAACTGCAATGACTGGTAAAGGTTCAGATTATGCTAAAGATGAATTAGCAGAATTACTTGTTCAAGCTGTAATGAAAGTTGAAGCAGGTGAAGAAGTGGATAAAAAACTTATTAAAATCCACAGAATTAATGGTGGTAGTGTAGAAGACTCTGAAATTGTTGATGGTATATTTATTGACCAAGGTAGGGCAAGAGATTCAATGCCTAAAGAAATACATGATGCAAAAATAGCTTTAATGAAATATCCATTAGAATTAAAAGATTTGGATAATGCTAAAGTGGATTTAACAGATTCTCTACAAATGCAAGCTTTCTTAGATAGTGAACAAGAAACTCTTAAAGATATTGCAGATAAAATTATTGATTCTGGTTGTAATGTACTGTTCTGTCAAAAAGGTATTGATGATGTTGTACAGCATCATTTATCTAAAGCAGGTATTATGGCTTTTAAAAGAGTTAAAAACACTGATGTAAAAAGAATCATGAAAGCAACTGGTGCTGAATTAATTACTAATATTGAAGATTTAACAGCTGAAGTTTTAGGTAAAGCAGGTTACATACATGAAGAAAAAGTATTTGACCAAATTTTAACCTTTATTGAAGAATGTGAAGATCCTAAAGCAAGTTCTATTTTAATCCGTGGAAGTACAAGACATATTTCCTCTGAGATTGAAAGAGCTATGGAAGATGCATTAGGTGTAGTGGCAGCTACTGTTGAAGATGGAAAAGTTGTATTCGGAGGAGGAGCTCCTGAAATTGAAATTGCAAGACAATTAAGAGCTTATGCTAATTCAATTAGTGGAAGAGAACAATTAGCAGTTATTGCCTTTGCTGAAAGCTTAGAGATTGTACCAAGAACCTTATCTGAAAATGCAGGTTTAAACACTATTGATTTACTTGTAGAACTTAGAGCTTCTCATGAAGATAATATTAACATGGGATTAGATGTTTTTGAAGGTAAAATAGTTGATATGAAGGAATTTGGTGTTATTGAGCCTCAAAGAGTTAAAAAACAAGCTATTCAAGCAGCTCAAGAAGCTTGTGAAATGATTTTACGTATCGATGATTTAGTTGCAGCAGCTGGTGCACTTCAAAAAGTAGATGAAGATGAAAACCTAGATCATAGTGGAATGCCTCCAGCACCTGGTATGGGTGGAATGGGAGCTATGGGTGGAATGCCTCCTATGATGTAG
- a CDS encoding transglutaminase-like domain-containing protein, which translates to MITIKNLTLLLAVLFMGFCLISSVSAMDNDSSSLTGSNDLSGSSVSSSSNGGVASVSSSSNNGLASDSNLNNLESNDISSSNVNSENEVLSTDNTAEDSNLKHDLNNKNSGSDLEDSLNNKNSKNILSSSSDSSNSPLQAKAKTKTTLKGSSNSLYKGNYYTISLKDSNGKALSGQKLSFNIGGKTYTLTTDSKGSSYLQINLKEGKYSMLCSYAGSDLYSSSSLSLTLSVLKNPNAFTVKEIETAAGNVKKYVLKNKRLPNTVKVGSKTLKISEFSYLSSKAIANLNSNNKKDIILLSGISNGKSPSTSLKTTVYKAQYLDLANNVVSYISSKKVAPSESVVKDASKKSVGKANFNLYTFAFARILDFHKSKNYLPKYCTFESSVFKQSASLKSTTIKGSSNTLTKGSYYKITLSDSSGKVLSGKKVSFNIGGKTYSLTTDSKGSSYLQINLKEGKYAMLCSYAGSKVYKPSKNSVTLTVLKNPNAFTVKEIETAAGNVKKYVLKNKRLPNTVKVGSKTLKISEFSYLSSKAIVNLNSNNKKDIVLLSGISNGKSSSASLKSNIYKAQYVDLAKRSYSNIESKKVPSSYISIKYSSNKVANVNFNLYTFAFSKVLDFHKSKNYLPKSCTFESSVFGVGTKKATSIKTSSNSINKGDAYSVTLVDNKGKGLANQKITFTISGKSYGKTTNSNGVASININLNEGKYSVVSSFGGSSTYKASKFSNTITIKSNNRFSISEIESAATSVKTYVNSNKVLPSTVTVANKKLSISQFSYLMAKAVYNINAGNANYITLPTSMSNCNSLGDNIDTTVYKAQYIDLTKRVVSFEESNKAPPVYAKVYSSSGSSIGNVGFNLYTYAFSKVLDFHKTKKYLPKYCTFESSVFKDSAAPIGNLSNKINYNSSQFKNGLNEKNTESDLSKYLVGTGQSAITSSIKDLATKLTKGLTSTDAKAQAIYNYVRDEIDYSYYANSKYGASGTLSKGSGNCVDQASLVVALCRASGIHARYAHAKGCTFSSGLVTGHVWAQVLVNGVWYSADATSVRNGLGNIVNWNTRSYSNLNKYAAVPF; encoded by the coding sequence ATGATTACAATTAAGAATCTCACATTACTTTTAGCAGTTCTATTTATGGGATTTTGTTTAATCTCTTCAGTTTCTGCTATGGATAATGATTCAAGTTCTTTAACTGGTTCAAATGATTTATCCGGCTCTAGTGTTTCTAGCAGTTCTAATGGTGGTGTTGCTAGTGTTTCTAGCAGTTCTAATAATGGTCTTGCTAGTGATTCTAATTTAAATAATTTAGAATCTAATGATATTAGTTCAAGTAATGTAAATTCGGAAAATGAAGTTTTAAGTACTGATAATACGGCAGAAGATTCTAATTTGAAGCATGATTTAAATAACAAGAATTCAGGTTCTGATTTGGAAGATAGTTTAAACAATAAGAATTCTAAAAATATCTTATCTTCATCATCAGATTCAAGTAATTCTCCTTTACAAGCTAAAGCTAAAACAAAAACTACTCTTAAAGGAAGTTCAAATTCTCTTTATAAAGGTAATTATTATACAATTTCATTAAAAGATAGCAATGGTAAAGCTTTAAGTGGTCAAAAGCTTAGTTTCAATATTGGTGGTAAAACTTATACTTTAACAACAGACTCTAAGGGTTCTTCTTATCTTCAAATTAATTTAAAGGAAGGTAAATACTCTATGCTTTGCTCTTATGCAGGATCTGATCTTTATAGTTCTTCAAGTTTATCCCTAACTTTATCAGTTTTGAAAAACCCTAATGCATTTACTGTTAAAGAAATTGAAACTGCTGCTGGAAATGTTAAAAAATATGTTTTAAAGAATAAAAGATTACCTAATACTGTGAAAGTAGGTTCTAAAACTCTTAAAATATCTGAGTTTTCTTATCTTTCATCAAAAGCAATAGCTAATCTCAATTCAAACAATAAAAAAGATATTATTCTTTTATCCGGTATTTCTAATGGTAAATCTCCTTCTACTTCATTGAAAACCACTGTTTATAAAGCTCAATATCTCGATTTGGCAAATAATGTAGTTTCTTATATTAGCTCTAAAAAAGTAGCTCCTAGTGAAAGTGTAGTTAAAGATGCATCAAAAAAATCAGTAGGTAAAGCAAACTTTAATTTATACACATTTGCCTTTGCAAGAATTTTAGATTTCCATAAATCTAAAAATTACTTACCTAAGTATTGTACTTTTGAAAGCTCTGTATTTAAACAGTCAGCTAGTTTAAAATCCACAACTATCAAAGGAAGTTCTAATACTCTTACAAAAGGTAGTTATTATAAAATTACATTAAGTGATAGCAGTGGCAAAGTTTTATCTGGTAAAAAGGTTAGTTTCAATATTGGTGGTAAAACTTATAGTTTAACTACAGATTCTAAGGGTTCTTCTTATCTTCAAATTAATTTAAAAGAAGGTAAATACGCTATGCTTTGCTCTTATGCAGGATCTAAAGTTTATAAACCTTCTAAAAATTCTGTAACTTTAACTGTTTTGAAAAACCCTAATGCTTTCACTGTTAAAGAAATTGAAACTGCTGCTGGAAATGTTAAAAAATATGTTTTAAAGAATAAAAGATTACCTAATACTGTGAAAGTAGGTTCTAAAACTCTTAAAATATCTGAGTTTTCTTATCTTTCATCAAAAGCAATAGTTAATCTCAATTCTAATAATAAAAAAGATATTGTTCTTTTAAGTGGTATTTCTAATGGTAAATCTTCTTCTGCTTCATTGAAATCTAATATTTATAAAGCTCAATATGTAGATTTAGCAAAAAGATCATATTCTAATATTGAATCTAAAAAGGTACCTTCATCTTATATCTCTATAAAATATAGTTCAAATAAAGTAGCTAATGTGAATTTTAATTTATACACATTTGCTTTTTCAAAAGTTTTAGATTTCCATAAATCTAAAAATTATTTACCTAAATCTTGTACTTTTGAAAGTTCTGTATTTGGTGTTGGTACAAAAAAAGCTACATCTATTAAAACTAGCTCAAACAGTATTAATAAAGGAGATGCTTATTCAGTAACATTAGTTGATAATAAGGGTAAAGGTTTAGCTAATCAAAAAATAACTTTTACAATATCTGGCAAATCTTATGGAAAAACTACTAACTCTAATGGAGTTGCTTCTATAAATATTAATTTAAATGAAGGTAAATATTCTGTAGTTTCTTCATTTGGTGGTTCATCAACTTATAAAGCATCAAAATTCTCTAATACTATAACTATTAAAAGCAATAATAGATTTTCAATAAGTGAAATTGAATCAGCAGCTACTAGTGTAAAAACTTATGTAAACTCTAATAAGGTATTACCTAGTACTGTTACAGTAGCAAATAAAAAATTAAGCATTTCACAATTCTCTTATCTAATGGCTAAAGCTGTCTATAATATTAATGCTGGTAACGCAAATTATATTACTCTTCCAACTAGTATGTCTAATTGTAATTCTTTAGGGGATAATATAGACACTACAGTTTATAAAGCTCAATATATTGATTTGACAAAAAGAGTGGTATCATTTGAGGAATCTAATAAGGCTCCACCTGTTTACGCTAAGGTTTATAGTAGTTCCGGTTCATCAATAGGTAATGTAGGATTTAATTTATACACTTATGCTTTTTCAAAAGTTTTAGATTTCCATAAGACTAAAAAGTATTTGCCTAAATATTGTACCTTTGAAAGTTCTGTATTTAAAGATTCTGCAGCTCCTATAGGAAATCTCTCAAATAAAATCAACTATAACTCTAGTCAATTTAAAAATGGTTTAAATGAGAAAAATACAGAATCAGACCTTAGTAAATATTTAGTTGGAACTGGCCAATCAGCTATCACAAGTTCTATTAAGGATTTAGCAACTAAATTAACTAAAGGTTTAACAAGTACTGATGCAAAGGCTCAGGCTATCTATAATTATGTTAGAGATGAGATCGATTACAGTTATTATGCTAACTCTAAATATGGTGCTTCCGGTACCTTAAGTAAAGGCAGTGGTAACTGTGTAGATCAAGCAAGCTTAGTTGTAGCATTATGTAGGGCATCTGGTATTCATGCAAGGTATGCTCATGCAAAGGGTTGTACATTTTCAAGTGGTTTAGTTACTGGACATGTATGGGCTCAGGTTCTTGTAAATGGTGTTTGGTATTCTGCTGATGCAACAAGTGTGAGAAATGGTTTAGGTAATATTGTAAATTGGAATACTAGATCTTATAGTAATCTGAATAAATATGCTGCTGTACCATTTTAG
- a CDS encoding transglutaminase domain-containing protein has protein sequence MVGVKIKYKFIFSLLLLIFILSVSAVSAEFIDNDNSSNLQDNDEFSDLSDNINNLDNMGAVESDYLMSGSGELIGNTNDKGNSNELIGNTNEDNSFNENIVYEGNNNISNDGIDDGSDGTDDINNDTNETENTTLKNTTLTIISQDNWKIYGEKDYIVKLLDEENNPVVNAFIKFKIKTPKGTYIDNYGLTNEEGIAILTLNLNLRGIHNIQVSYDGDSDYNPAESVDSNVLFYEKTSIKTPVKYAYRSCNFIIKLVSSKGVLLSNKKVVIYVDGVKYTRTTDSKGQVYIEMPSYKKSIKLNCTFSSSDYYESSTLYMVLPVYKKTYTKALVYTILKGKYFKILLNGSDGKILKKEKVKFTINGKTYTKTTNDKGIAYLKVSLNRSVYKVYFSYDNNGIYGPSTNSSNLEIIDPSGQFKKGLNRNTKFSVGKYLSGGGRATITKSIRKLSKKITSKYSTKLEKATAIFNYVRDNLGYSYYANSRKGAAKTLKTKKGNCCDHSNLIVALCRASNIPARYSHARGCKFKSGIVTGHVWAQIYVGGRWYSADATSYRNSLGHIKNWNTKSYHSYHSYRKIPF, from the coding sequence TTGGTTGGTGTAAAAATTAAGTATAAATTTATCTTTTCATTATTATTGCTAATATTTATATTATCTGTTTCTGCAGTTTCAGCAGAATTTATAGATAATGATAATTCATCTAATCTTCAGGATAATGATGAATTTTCTGATTTAAGTGATAATATAAATAATTTAGATAATATGGGGGCTGTTGAATCTGATTATTTAATGAGTGGTTCTGGTGAACTAATTGGAAATACTAATGATAAGGGTAATTCTAATGAATTAATTGGAAATACTAATGAAGATAATAGTTTTAATGAAAATATTGTTTATGAGGGTAACAATAATATTAGTAATGATGGTATTGATGATGGTAGTGATGGAACTGATGATATTAACAATGATACTAATGAGACAGAAAACACTACTTTAAAAAATACTACTTTAACAATCATTTCTCAAGATAACTGGAAAATATATGGTGAAAAGGATTACATTGTTAAATTATTAGATGAAGAAAATAATCCTGTTGTTAATGCATTTATTAAATTTAAAATAAAAACTCCTAAAGGGACTTATATAGATAATTATGGCTTAACTAATGAAGAAGGTATAGCTATTTTAACTTTGAATTTGAATTTAAGAGGTATTCATAATATTCAAGTATCTTATGATGGAGATTCAGATTATAATCCTGCAGAATCTGTTGATTCTAATGTGCTTTTTTATGAAAAAACTAGTATAAAAACTCCTGTAAAATATGCTTATAGGTCTTGTAATTTTATAATTAAACTTGTTTCTTCTAAAGGGGTTCTTTTATCAAATAAAAAAGTAGTGATATATGTAGATGGTGTTAAGTATACAAGAACTACCGATTCAAAAGGTCAAGTTTATATTGAAATGCCTTCTTATAAGAAATCAATTAAATTAAATTGTACTTTCAGCTCTTCAGATTATTATGAAAGTTCTACATTATATATGGTTTTACCTGTTTATAAGAAAACTTATACAAAGGCTCTTGTTTACACTATTCTTAAAGGAAAATACTTTAAGATTTTATTAAATGGTAGTGATGGTAAAATTCTAAAGAAGGAAAAAGTCAAATTTACTATTAATGGAAAAACATATACAAAAACAACTAATGATAAAGGAATAGCTTATTTGAAAGTTAGTTTAAATAGAAGTGTATACAAGGTATATTTTTCTTATGATAACAATGGTATCTATGGCCCATCAACTAATTCTTCAAATTTAGAGATTATTGATCCTTCAGGTCAATTTAAAAAAGGTTTAAATCGAAACACTAAATTTTCAGTTGGCAAATATTTATCTGGTGGAGGACGTGCTACCATAACAAAATCTATTAGAAAGTTATCTAAAAAAATTACAAGTAAATATTCTACTAAATTAGAAAAGGCAACAGCTATTTTTAATTATGTTAGAGATAATTTAGGATATAGTTATTATGCAAATTCTAGAAAAGGAGCTGCTAAAACACTTAAGACTAAAAAAGGTAATTGTTGTGATCATTCTAATTTAATTGTAGCACTTTGTAGAGCATCTAATATTCCAGCTAGATACTCTCATGCAAGAGGTTGTAAATTTAAATCTGGAATTGTTACTGGACATGTATGGGCTCAAATATATGTTGGTGGAAGATGGTATTCTGCTGATGCAACAAGTTATAGAAATAGCTTAGGACATATTAAAAATTGGAATACAAAGTCTTATCATAGTTACCACTCATATAGAAAAATTCCTTTCTAA
- a CDS encoding metal-dependent transcriptional regulator — MAKEISENIEEYLETLYKFGTKDSYLSTTTLSKELGIAPGSVTQMLKKLEDIGYIDYIPYKGASLTEKGSKIAQKITRKHRILERFLKDVLKIKDENLHVQACEMEHSLSDEAERAICHMLEHPDTCPDDHLIPACDFDFANCDDCINDHSDIEDIAVRDFNLLSISQLSPNDEGEVLFIRGGDASLSDAMSIGISIGSKIRVSNSESSNYKIYIEGSLIEISRDLANNIFIKTY, encoded by the coding sequence ATGGCTAAGGAAATAAGTGAGAATATTGAAGAGTATTTAGAAACTCTTTATAAGTTTGGAACTAAAGATTCATATCTGTCTACTACAACTTTGTCTAAAGAGTTAGGTATTGCGCCAGGTAGTGTAACTCAAATGCTTAAAAAACTTGAAGATATTGGTTATATTGATTATATTCCATATAAAGGAGCTTCTTTAACTGAAAAAGGTAGTAAAATAGCTCAAAAAATTACGCGTAAACATAGAATTCTTGAAAGGTTCTTAAAAGATGTTTTGAAAATTAAGGATGAAAATCTTCATGTTCAAGCTTGTGAAATGGAGCATTCCTTATCTGATGAGGCAGAAAGAGCTATTTGTCACATGTTAGAACATCCAGATACTTGTCCTGATGACCATTTAATTCCTGCATGTGACTTTGATTTTGCAAATTGTGATGATTGTATAAATGATCATAGTGACATTGAAGATATTGCTGTTAGAGATTTTAATTTATTATCTATTTCCCAACTTTCACCTAACGACGAAGGTGAAGTTTTATTCATACGTGGCGGTGATGCATCTTTATCTGATGCTATGAGTATTGGAATAAGTATAGGATCTAAAATTAGAGTATCTAATTCTGAAAGTTCTAATTATAAGATTTACATAGAAGGTTCCTTAATTGAAATTTCAAGAGATTTAGCAAATAATATTTTTATTAAAACATATTAA
- the endA gene encoding tRNA-intron lyase, translated as MRGDLCEGIVTINIEKGSQRAVSLNQKSQFGKLSQDSLELSIIEACYLMESGRLDIYENNEKCEISYIINLIKDQDIYGKYLVYKDLKNRGYIIKTGFKYGSEFRLYERGTGSGHAHSDFLVKVLYETSEVNVLDFASYVRVSHGVNKRLLLAVVDDDLDVTYYNIEWTRP; from the coding sequence ATGCGTGGAGATTTATGTGAAGGTATTGTAACTATTAATATTGAGAAAGGCAGTCAAAGAGCGGTTTCTCTTAATCAGAAAAGTCAATTTGGTAAATTATCCCAAGACTCTTTAGAACTTTCTATAATTGAAGCTTGTTATTTAATGGAAAGTGGACGTTTAGATATTTATGAAAATAATGAGAAATGTGAAATATCTTATATTATTAATTTAATTAAAGACCAAGATATTTATGGAAAATATTTAGTTTATAAAGATTTAAAAAATAGAGGATATATTATAAAAACTGGTTTTAAATACGGTTCTGAATTTAGGCTTTATGAAAGAGGTACAGGTTCTGGCCATGCACATTCTGACTTTTTGGTAAAAGTATTATATGAAACAAGTGAAGTAAATGTTTTAGACTTTGCAAGTTATGTAAGGGTATCTCATGGTGTAAATAAGAGATTATTACTTGCAGTAGTAGATGATGATTTAGATGTCACCTATTATAATATAGAATGGACACGTCCATAA
- a CDS encoding tryptophan--tRNA ligase gives MINPWASSSVDYDKLVNQFGIKDFSELVGQIEDPARLMRRGVIFGHRDFDKIVPLINGKKDFTVMTGMMPSGQMHIGHKMVIDQLKWYFKKGASLSLSIADMESYAARGISFEKAKEIAIKEYLVNYIALGLDLTDDKVNVYLQSQNKTLNDLTFKLSKRVNFNNMHAIYGFNESTNIAHLYVPLVQVADILLPQTEEYGGLKQVVVPVGVDQDPHLRLTRDIATKMNEEYGFLAPASTYHRFLTGLTGDKMSSSKPNTAIYLNETPKQAEKKVKSSKTGGRETLDEQKELGGCPDKCVIYEMLVYHLVDDDSEIEKIREECMDGTLMCGHCKVHTAELMKDFFEDLKVKQEESLEIAESLLD, from the coding sequence TTGATTAATCCATGGGCATCATCTTCAGTAGATTATGATAAATTAGTTAATCAATTCGGCATAAAAGACTTTTCAGAATTAGTGGGGCAAATTGAAGACCCTGCAAGATTGATGAGAAGAGGGGTAATTTTTGGACATAGAGATTTTGATAAAATAGTACCTTTAATCAATGGCAAAAAAGACTTTACGGTTATGACTGGTATGATGCCAAGTGGTCAGATGCATATCGGGCATAAAATGGTTATCGATCAACTTAAATGGTATTTTAAAAAAGGAGCTTCTTTATCTTTATCAATTGCAGATATGGAATCATATGCTGCAAGAGGAATTAGCTTTGAAAAGGCAAAAGAAATTGCAATCAAAGAATATTTAGTTAATTATATAGCTTTAGGACTTGACTTAACTGATGATAAAGTAAATGTTTATCTTCAGTCTCAAAATAAAACATTAAATGATTTAACATTTAAATTATCAAAAAGAGTTAATTTTAATAATATGCATGCTATTTATGGTTTTAATGAAAGTACTAATATTGCACATTTATATGTTCCTTTAGTACAAGTAGCTGATATTTTACTCCCACAAACTGAAGAATATGGTGGATTAAAACAAGTAGTTGTTCCTGTAGGTGTAGACCAAGATCCTCACCTTAGATTAACTAGAGATATTGCAACTAAAATGAATGAGGAGTATGGATTTTTAGCTCCTGCATCTACTTATCATAGATTTTTAACTGGGCTTACTGGAGATAAAATGTCTAGTAGTAAACCTAATACAGCTATTTACTTAAATGAAACTCCTAAACAAGCGGAGAAAAAAGTTAAATCTTCTAAAACAGGAGGAAGAGAAACTCTTGATGAACAAAAAGAGTTAGGAGGATGTCCTGATAAATGTGTTATTTATGAAATGCTTGTTTATCATTTAGTAGATGATGATAGTGAAATTGAAAAGATTCGTGAAGAATGTATGGATGGAACTTTAATGTGTGGACATTGTAAAGTTCATACAGCAGAATTAATGAAGGATTTCTTTGAAGATTTAAAAGTAAAACAAGAAGAATCTTTAGAGATTGCAGAATCTTTGCTTGATTAA
- a CDS encoding stage II sporulation protein M, whose product MVNIKYCLEIVKDETKLAFSNNKTLLFISILLFVIPLLIGYFYSDTISSYIKPIVDAFEQQVNDGTVTLTTHSLFVNNVTVAIILYALAALGGVLGAIILANNGLFIGYYGADFNIYVYLALTLPHGIFEIPAIIIATTGGFVLLSFLLHFIWNLISPDYSYLDVFDPHFSNVEITIKERFLQSFKKNQSKLKESFIFFCLSVIFLIIAAFIEANITLPLASWLFSIFGLSLV is encoded by the coding sequence ATGGTAAATATTAAATATTGTTTAGAGATAGTTAAAGATGAAACTAAATTGGCATTTTCAAATAATAAAACTCTTTTATTTATTTCAATTTTATTATTTGTAATTCCTCTTCTTATAGGATATTTTTATTCAGATACAATTAGTTCCTATATTAAACCTATTGTAGATGCATTTGAACAACAAGTAAATGATGGTACAGTGACTTTAACTACTCATTCTTTATTTGTTAATAATGTAACTGTAGCTATTATTTTATATGCTCTTGCAGCTCTTGGAGGAGTCTTAGGTGCAATTATTTTAGCAAATAATGGTTTATTTATAGGTTATTATGGTGCAGATTTTAATATATATGTATATTTAGCTTTAACTTTACCTCATGGTATTTTTGAAATTCCAGCTATTATAATTGCTACAACTGGAGGTTTTGTTTTACTTTCATTTTTACTTCATTTTATATGGAATCTAATATCTCCTGATTATTCTTATTTAGATGTTTTTGATCCACATTTTTCTAATGTTGAGATAACAATCAAAGAAAGATTTTTACAATCATTTAAAAAGAATCAGAGTAAATTAAAGGAATCTTTTATTTTTTTTTGTTTATCTGTTATTTTTTTGATTATTGCTGCATTTATTGAGGCTAATATAACTTTACCTCTTGCAAGTTGGTTATTTTCAATTTTTGGTTTAAGTTTAGTATAA